The nucleotide sequence NNNNNNNNNNNNNNNNNNNNNNNNNNNNNNNNNNNNNNNNNNNNNNNNNNNNNNNNNNNNNNNNNNNNNNNNNNNNNNNNNNNNNNNNNNNNNNNNNNNNNNNNNNNNNNNNNNNNNNNNNNNNNNNNNNNNNNNNNNNNNNNNNNNNNNNNNNNNNNNNNNNNNNNNNNNNNNNNNNNNNNNNNNNNNNNNNNNNNNNNNNNNNNNNNNNNNNNNNNNNNNNNNNNNNNNNNNNNNNNNNNNNNNNNNNNNNNNNNNNNNNNNNNNNNNNNNNNNNNNNNNNNNNNNNNNNNNNNNNNNNNNNNNNNNNNNNNNNNNNNNNNNNNNNNNNNNNNNNNNNNNNNNNNNNNNNNNNNNNNNNNNNNNNNNNNNNNNNNNNNNNNNNNNNNNNNNNNNNNNNNNNNNNNNNNNNNNNNNNNNNNNNNNNNNNNNNNNNNNNNNNNNNNNNNNNNNNNNNNNNNNNNNNNNNNNNNNNNNNNNNNNNNNNNNNNNNNNNNNNNNNNNNNNNNNNNNNNNNNNNNNNNNNNNNNNNNNNNNNNNNNNNNNNNNNNNNNNNNNNNNNNNNNNNNNNNNNNNNNNNNNNNNNNNNNNNNNNNNNNNNNNNNNNNNNNNNNNNNNNNNNNNNNNNNNNNNNNNNNNNNNNNNNNNNNNNNNNNNNNNNNNNNNNNNNNNNNNNNNNNNNNNNNNNNNNNNNNNNNNNNNNNNNNNNNNNNNNNNNNNNNNNNNNNNNNNNNNNNNNNNNNNNNNNNNNNNNNNNNNNNNNNNNNNNNNNNNNNNNNNNNNNNNNNNNNNNNNNNNNNNNNNNNNNNNNNNNNNNNNNNNNNNNNNNNNNNNNNNNNNNNNNNNNNNNNNNNNNNNNNNNNNNNNNNNNNNNNNNNNNNNNNNNNNNNNNNNNNNNNNNNNNNNNNNNNNNNNNNNNNNNNNNNNNNNNNNNNNNNNNNNNNNNNNNNNNNNNNNNNNNNNNNNNNNNNNNNNNNNNNNNNNNNNNNNNNNNNNNNNNNNNNNNNNNNNNNNNNNNNNNNNNNNNNNNNNNNNNNNNNNNNNNNNNNNNNNNNNNNNNNNNNNNNNNNNNNNNNNNNNNNNNNNNNNNNNNNNNNNNNNNNNNNNNNNNNNNNNNNNNNNNNNNNNNNNNNNNNNNNNNNNNNNNNNNNNNNNNNNNNNNNNNNNNNNNNNNNNNNNNNNNNNNNNNNNNNNNNNNNNNNNNNNNNNNNNNNNNNNNNNNNNNNNNNNNNNNNNNNNNNNNNNNNNNNNNNNNNNNNNNNNNNNNNNNNNNNNNNNNNNNNNNNNNNNNNNNNNNNNNNNNNNNNNNNNNNNNNNNNNNNNNNNNNNNNNNNNNNNNNNNNNNNNNNNNNNNNNNNNNNNNNNNNNNNNNNNNNNNNNNNNNNNNNNNNNNNNNNNNNNNNNNNNNNNNNNNNNNNNNNNNNNNNNNNNNNNNNNNNNNNNNNNNNNNNNNNNNNNNNNNNNNNNNNNNNNNNNNNNNNNNNNNNNNNNNNNNNNNNNNNNNNNNNNNNNNNNNNNNNNNNNNNNNNNNNNNNNNNNNNNNNNNNNNNNNNNNNNNNNNNNNNNNNNNNNNNNNNNNNNNNNNNNNNNNNNNNNNNNNNNNNNNNNNNNNNNNNNNNNNNNNNNNNNNNNNNNNNNNNNNNNNNNNNNNNNNNNNNNNNNNNNNNNNNNNNNNNNNNNNNNNNNNNNNNNNNNNNNNNNNNNNNNNNNNNNNNNNNNNNNNNNNNNNNNNNNNNNNNNNNNNNNNNNNNNNNNNNNNNNNNNNNNNNNNNNNNNNNNNNNNNNNNNNNNNNNNNNNNNNNNNNNNNNNNNNNNNNNNNNNNNNNNNNNNNNNNNNNNNNNNNNNNNNNNNNNNNNNNNNNNNNNNNNNNNNNNNNNNNNNNNNNNNNNNNNNNNNNNNNNNNNNNNNNNNNNNNNNNNNNNNNNNNNNNNNNNNNNNNNNNNNNNNNNNNNNNNNNNNNNNNNNNNNNNNNNNNNNNNNNNNNNNNNNNNNNNNNNNNNNNNNNNNNNNNNNNNNNNNNNNNNNNNNNNNNNNNNNNNNNNNNNNNNNNNNNNNNNNNNNNNNNNNNNNNNNNNNNNNNNNNNNNNNNNNNNNNNNNNNNNNNNNNNNNNNNNNNNNNNNNNNNNNNNNNNNNNNNNNNNNNNNNNNNNNNNNNNNNNNNNNNNNNNNNNNNNNNNNNNNNNNNNNNNNNNNNNNNNNNNNNNNNNNNNNNNNNNNNNNNNNNNNNNNNNNNNNNNNNNNNNNNNNNNNNNNNNNNNNNNNNNNNNNNNNNNNNGGGTCAGttgtggggcagtgggggtcGGTTGTGGGTCCAGGGTGGTcacttgtggggcagaggggccacttggggggctgggggccacatggggggcagtgggggtcACTTGTGGGTCAATAGAGGCCACTTGTGGGGCAGTGGAGGTCAGTTGGGAGTCCAGGGTGGTCACTTGGGGGTCAATAGGGCCaacttgtggggcagagggggTCAGTTGTGGGGCAGAGGGGGCACTTGGGGGGCTGGGGTCCACttgtggggcagtgggggtcAGTTGTGGGGCAGTAGTGGCCACttggggggcaatgggggtcaGTTGTAGGTCCACGGAGCTCACTTGTGGGTCCAGGGTGCTCAGTTGGGGGTCCATGGTCAGTTGTGGGTCCACGGTGGTCACTTGTGGGGCAGGGTCCACTTGTGGGTCGCTGGTGTCCACTTGTGGGTCAATAGTAGCCACTTGTGGGTCCATGGTGGTCAGTTGGGGGTCCACGGAGGTCACTTGTGGGGCAGGGTCCACTTGTGGGTCACTGGTGTCCACTTGTGGGTCAGTGGGGTCCACTTGTGGGTCAGTGGTTGGAATCAATGGGGCGATGGCGGCGATGGCCAGGAGGGCGCAGAGGGTGGATGTGGGGAgtgccatggggctgccccacaacttggggggcagctgtggggcacagggaaggaagcactgaagggtgctgccccatagaccccatggtgccccatagcagccccacaCATCCATTGgggccccatagacaccacagtgccccatagcgaccccatagatccattggggtcccatagaccccacggtgccccatagcagccccatagatccattggcaccccatagaccccatggtgccccatagctgccccatagatccattGGGGCCCCATAGAATCCACggtgccccatagcgaccccatagatccattggggtcccatagaccccacggtgccccatagcggccctatAGATCCATtggtgccccatagctgccccatagatccattggagccccatagacaccacagcgtcccatagcagccccatagacccaacagtgccccatagaatccacagcaccccatagaatccacggtgccccatagctgccccatggaatccacagtgccccatagcgaccccatagatccattggggtcccatagaccccacagtgccccatagctgccccatagatccattggggccccatagaccccacagtgccccgtagcagccccatagatccattGGCACCCCATAGAATCCAcggtgccccatagctgccccatagatccattGGGGCCCCATAGAAtccacagcgccccatagaatTCATggtgccccatagaccccatagctgccccatagatcgaTTACtgccccataagaccccacagcgccccatagctgccctatagatCCATTggcaccccatagaccccacggtgccccatagctgccccatagatccattggtgccccatagacaccacagcaccccatagatgccccatagatccattggggccccatagaccccatttctgccccatagaccctataggcCGCCCCATACACCCTATAGGCCGCCCCATAGCCCCTctttctgccccatagaccccatttctgccccatagactccataggTCGCCCCATAGCCCCTctttctgccccatagaccctatagactgccccatagaccccataggccaccccatagaccccatttctgtcccatagaccccatttctgccccatagaccccacagtgccccataaccaacccatggctgccccacatctccccatagcgcgccctatagaccccataacaccttatagtgccccatagaccctatacgctgccccatagatcctataggctgccccatagacctcatgggccgccccatagaccccataggccaccccatagaccccatttctgccccatagaccccacagtgccccataaccaacccatggctgccccacatctccccatagCGAGGcgcatagaccccataacaccttatagtgccccatagaccccataggctgccccatagatcctataggctgccccatagacccaataggccgccccatagaccccatttctgccccttagaccccatttctgccccatggaccccatagtgccccataaccaacccatggctgccccacatctccccatagcgagccctatagaccccataacaccctatagtgccccatagaccctatacgctgccccatagatcctataggctgccccatagacctcatgggccgccccatagaccccatttctgccccttagaccccatagtgccccataaccaacccatggctgccccacatctccccatagcgctccctatagaccccataacaccttatagtgccccatagaccccataggctgccccatagaccccataggccgccccatagaccccatttctgccccatagaccccataggccgccccattgaccccatttctgccccatagaccccataggccgccccatagaccccatttctgccccatagaaactataggctgccccatagaccccataggctgccccatagaccctctTTCTGACCAATAGACCCTATAGGCTGCCTCATAgaccccatttctgccccatagaccccataggccgccccatagatcccatacGCCgctccatagaccccatttctgccccatagaccccataggctgccccatagaccccatagtgccccataaccaacccatggctgccccacatctccccatagcgagccctatagaccccataacaccttatagtgccccatagaccccataggccaccccatagaccccatttctgccccatagaccccataggccaccccatagatcccatacgccgccccatagaccccatttctgccccatagacccccccctACCCAGCGCCCCATACCTGTGGGGCAGCAGCCGTTGGGGTGGAGGCGGTTATGGGGCAGGAAGTGGGGAACGGGACAGGAAGCGCCGCCCTACAAGTGGGGAGAGGGTGTGGGGCAGAGGAAATAGGGGGGCGCCCCATAGATTccgctatgggtccctatggggcctctatggggtctgtggggctctatggggcagaatggggatctatggggtctctatggggctctatggggctctatggggtctgtggggctctatggggtctctatgaggctctatggggtctctatggggctctatggggctctatggggctctatgggtctctatggggtctatggggtctatggggtctctatggggtctatggggtctatggggtctctatgggtctctatggggtctatggggctctatgggtctctatggggtctatggggtctatggggtctctatgggtctctatggggtctatggggctctatgggtctctatggggtctatggggtctctatggggctctatgggtctctatgggtctctatggggtctgtgaggcctatggggtctctatggggcagaatggggctatatgggttccctatggggtctctatgggNNtctatggggctctatgggtctctatgggtctctatggggtctgtggggtctctatggggcagaatggggctctatgggtccctatggggtctctatgggtctctatgggtcctatggggtttctatgggtccctatggggtctgtgggtatctatggggctctaaggggtttctatggggcagaatggggctctatggggtctctatggggctctaaggggtctctatagggcagaatgggtccctatggggtccctatggggtctctatggatccctatgggtctctatggggctctatggggtccctatgggtccctatggggtttgtgggtctctatggggctctaaggggtttctatggggcagaatgggtctctatggggtccctatggagtccctatgggtctctatggggtctctatggggtctctatggggtccctatgggatctatggggtctatggggtctctatggggtctctatggggctctatagggtctctatggggctctaaggggtctctatgggtctctaaggggtctctatggggcagaatggggctatatggggtccctatggggtccctatggggtctctatgggtccagccccacatccccccctcccctcccctccatcccccttccatccccatcATTCCTCCAATCCACCACCGAGTCGCACCTCCACTACCCCTAGAGCGCCCCGACCTCTAGCCAAACCGGAAGCCTCTCTAGCCTCAAGCGGAAGTCTCGTCTTGCCTGACGTCACATCCGGTTTGTAGGCCTTGAGGACGTCCAAGATGGCGCTGCCCGCCGCCCTTCTGCGTGCGGCCggtaatggggtgggggggggga is from Coturnix japonica isolate 7356 unplaced genomic scaffold, Coturnix japonica 2.1 chrUnrandom957, whole genome shotgun sequence and encodes:
- the LOC107307810 gene encoding DNA-directed RNA polymerase II subunit RPB1-like, whose translation is MGRPPISSAPHPLPTCRAALPVPFPTSCPITASTPTAAAPQLPPKLWGSPMALPTSTLCALLAIAAIAPLIPTTDPQVDPTDPQVDTSDPQVDPAPQVTSVDPQLTTMDPQVATIDPQVDTSDPQVDPAPQVTTVDPQLTMDPQLSTLDPQVSSVDLQLTPIAPQVATTAPQLTPTAPQVDPSPPSAPSAPQLTPSAPQVGPIDPQVTTLDSQLTSTAPQVASIDPQVTPTAPHI